From the Lolium rigidum isolate FL_2022 chromosome 2, APGP_CSIRO_Lrig_0.1, whole genome shotgun sequence genome, one window contains:
- the LOC124689942 gene encoding ATP-dependent RNA helicase DRS1-like, which produces MGCYGRKYKAASEQEQTMVSGKKKCFACKETSHTLDQCRIKDNLVTVAPLFGHSTRFPFYMIQPSDEVVENEKFYHHSLLVTSNTSNLDPTRVKTELNKFWKLTGDWEIRREGTKNFTASFNSEDDLISCLKPPNVETFLDEKEVKFTVARWDECAGEKFDLIRKWVFVYGVPGTYRNWKELYQVASAVGVLLEVDEESLGSGDKEPIRLRIALGSLVGAPFSYPFVFGWSSILVKFMIEDKAERMEGQRKELEEQSGIIMMEYENISEHGIEVPQKTLSKEMNSESTGVTLAGNYSMDIKGCSDEEQKEELKTTEAAALLEVAKFIAELRSDGAIKENNTSAMAATTTNLKKAAEVGRSTCESSTGGDHMLGLEGCSDNEHREELKTWKTATLLEVPKFTEEFTTDGKNKENNASAITGTRTDSEKTTEYISEAEGGQSISGSSTSLIAGSYRGIQKPPIKNVYTRRRGRKQKESTEASTLFADISSDSAHESIQKPPIKIVYERKRYPKEKGSTEQQAASEEANNGINPGSSSNTTRVVTSTCNVLDSKSSLEKEHEKEMKMAETGLLGKGLKSTEESGDGEKKHSKVRTSTTYYTRKKTAPETLRAEGGQPISGNSECMIRISETEGVAVPGTTPEGAQFDGKQHVSKMTTRPTQICEEFNTYNEIYDSFTKMGLRENLLKGIYAYGLEKPSAVHQRGIVPLCKGLDVIQQSLYGTTVTLACGVLQRLDYGSAECQALVLVPTRDLAQETEKVIGALGQWLGVKAHACFGGTSVRGDNQFLSSSVQVIVATPGRVLDMLRRRALCPDNIRMFVLDEADEILTGGLKDQIYDIIQLLPSKIQFGVFCTTMSHEALELCRKCMHEPMKVIVPKDEELKGISIKQFYVKVEKEESKFDELCDLFRTMAVTQCIIFVNARRKVKSLAEKMRGMDYTVSTSHGGMDQQAREVAIQDLSSGSSRVLVTTDLRGADALEVPVVINYDLPTQPVQYLRHVQRSRGKGVTISFVTRADNRVLSDIQRFCNAPIAELPSSTADLQ; this is translated from the exons ATGGGATGTTATGGTCGAAAATATAAGGCTGCTTCGGAGCAAGAACAAACTATGGTGTCCGGTAAAAAGAAGTGCTTTGCCTGTAAAGAGACATCACACACTTTGGATCAATGCAGGATAAAAGACAATCTGGTTACTGTGGCCCCGCTATTTGGACATTCGACAAGGTTTCCTTTCTACATGATTCAACCTTCAGATGAAGTTGTTGAAAACGAGAAATTCTACCATCACTCCCTGCTGGTCACATCCAATACCAGTAACTTGGACCCGACAAGAGTGAAAACTGAACTAAACAAGTTTTGGAAGCTGACTGGTGACTGGGAGATAAGGAGAGAGGGTACAAAGAACTTTACAGCATCCTTCAACTCAGAGGATGACCTAATAAGCTGTTTAAAGCCTCCCAATGTAGAAACATTTCTGGATGAGAAAGAGGTGAAATTCACAGTGGCAAGGTGGGATGAATGTGCTGGGGAAAAGTTTGACTTGATTCGAAAGTGGGTTTTTGTCTATGGGGTCCCAGGTACATACAGAAACTGGAAGGAGCTATATCAAGTTGCATCTGCAGTTGGAGTGTTGCTTGAGGTAGATGAGGAAAGTTTGGGAAGTGGAGATAAGGAGCCTATTAGGTTGAGGATAGCATTAGGAAGTCTGGTTGGTGCTCCGTTCTCGTACCCCTTTGTGTTTGGATGGTCTTCTATACTAGTCAAGTTCATGATCGAAGACAAAGCAGAAAGGATGGAAGGGCAAAGGAAAGAATTAGAAGAACAGAGTGGTATTATCATGATGGAATATGAAAACATAAGCGAACACGGTATTGAGGTGCCTCAAAAAACACTGAGTAAAGAAATGAATTCAGAGAGCACTGGGGTAACTTTGGCAGGCAATTATTCAATGGATATTAAAGGTTGCTCAGATGAGGAACAGAAAGAAGAACTGAAGACCACAGAAGCAGCTGCATTGCTGGAAGTGGCAAAGTTCATTGCAGAGTTAAGATCTGATGGAGCGATCAAAGAAAACAACACGAGTGCTATGGCGGCCACCACAACAAACTTGAAGAAAGCAGCAGAAGTGGGGCGATCCACTTGTGAAAGTTCAACAGGAGGTGATCATATGTTGGGTTTGGAAGGTTGTTCAGACAACGAACATAGAGAGGAACTGAAGACCTGGAAAACAGCTACATTGCTGGAAGTACCGAAGTTCACTGAAGAGTTCACAACTGATGGAAAGAACAAAGAAAACAATGCAAGTGCTATAACAGGCACCAGAACGGACTCTGAGAAAACTACAGAATACATTTCTGAAGCTGAAGGCGggcagtccattagtggaagttcAACAAGCTTGATTGCAGGATCCTACAGAG GTATACAGAAGCCACCTATAAAAAATGTATACACAAGAAGAAGAGGCCGGAAGCAAAAAGAATCAACTGAAGCATCCACTTTGTTTGCGGATATCAGTTCTGATAGTGCCCATGAAAGTATACAGAAGCCACCTATAAAAATTGTGTACGAGAGAAAAAGATATCCCAAGGAAAAAGGATCCACAGAGCAGCAAGCTGCTTCAGAGGAAGCAAATAATGGAATAAACCCAGGGAGCAGCAGTAACACCACACGGGTTGTAACCTCAACATGCAATGTGTTGGATTCAAAAAGTTCGTTAGAAAAGGAACAtgaaaaagaaatgaaaatggCAGAAACAGGTCTACTGGGGAAAGGGCTAAAGTCAACTGAAGAATCCGGAGATGGAGAGAAAAAACACAGCAAAGTAAGGACCAGTACAACCTACTATACGAGAAAAAAAACAGCACCAGAGACTCTGAGAGCTGAAGGAGGACAACCTATCAGCGGAAATTCAGAGTGCATGATTAGAATATCAGAGACAGAAG GTGTTGCCGTGCCTGGAACGACGCCAGAAGGAGCTCAGTTTGATGGAAAACAACATGTTTCTAAGATGACCACACG GCCAACTCAAATTTGTGAGGAATTCAACACATACAATGAGATCTACGACAGTTTCACTAAAATGGGTCTTCGAGAAAATCTGCTGAAGGGAATATATGCATATG gtctGGAGAAGCCTTCTGCCGTGCATCAACGAGGAATTGTCCCGTTGTGTAAGGGTCTGGATGTTATTCAGCAGTCGCTGTATGGAACAACTGTGACACTTGCCTGTGGAGTTCTGCAGCGACTCGATTATGGATCTGCGGAATGCCAAGCGTTGGTCCTTGTACCAACACGTGACTTAGCACAGGAGACTGAGAAAGTTATTGGAGCACTTGGTCAGTGGCTAGGTGTCAAAGCTCATGCTTGTTTTGGAGGAACTAGCGTTCGTGGGGACAATCAATTTTTGTCGAGCAGCGTTCAAGTCATCGTCGCTACGCCTGGTCGTGTTCTTGACATGCTGAGAAGGCGAGCACTCTGTCCAGATAACATTAGAATGTTTGTCTTGGATGAAGCAGATGAAATTCTCACAGGAGGTTTGAAGGACCAG ATCTATGATATTATCCAGCTTCTCCCAAGCAAAATCCAGTTTGGAGTATTCTGTACCACCATGTCCCATGAAGCTCTCGAGCTTTGCCGGAAGTGCATGCATGAGCCTATGAAGGTCATTGTGCCGAAAGATGAAGAACTTAAGGGTATTAGCATTAAGcagttctatgttaaagttgagaaGGAAGAATCGAAGTTTGATGAATTGTGTGACCTTTTTCGCACCATGGCGGTCACACAATGCATCATCTTTGTGAACGCACGTCGGAAGGTCAAGTCACTGGCCGAGAAGATGAGAGGCATGGATTACACTGTCTCAACAAGCCACGGTGGTATGGACCAGCAGGCAAGAGAAGTTGCCATCCAGGATCTCAGTTCTGGATCCTCTCGTGTCCTCGTTACCACTGACCTTCGTGGCGCTGACGCGTTGGAGGTCCCTGTGGTCATCAACTATGATCTGCCGACACAACCGGTGCAATACCTTCGTCATGTGCAACGAAGCAGAGGGAAGGGTGTCACCATCAGCTTTGTTACTCGCGCTGATAACCGTGTTCTGTCCGACATCCAAAGGTTCTGCAACGCTCCAATAGCGGAGCTACCCTCAAGCACCGCAGACCTCCAGTGA